The proteins below come from a single Miscanthus floridulus cultivar M001 chromosome 1, ASM1932011v1, whole genome shotgun sequence genomic window:
- the LOC136472867 gene encoding uncharacterized protein: MDHGDRRSGAAARPWRGAGVAEGGGGPLPPKVYRVEPRDFRELVQRLTGAGTPAAAAAAAPGPAHQRATLTPAAMVADSRRAQAAAAVPVPGAEQFDYASWFSASLLSPAAYGAPGFGGGHQQHQGSSGPLL; encoded by the coding sequence ATGGACCACGGCGACAGGAGGagcggcgcggcggccaggccCTGGCGCGGCGCCGGCGTCGCGGAGGGGGGCGGCGGCCCGCTGCCGCCCAAGGTGTACCGCGTGGAGCCCAGGGACTTCCGGGAGCTCGTGCAGAGGCTCACGGGCGCCGgcacgcccgccgccgccgccgccgccgcgccggggCCGGCACACCAGAGGGCGACGCTGACGCCGGCGGCCATGGTCGCGGACAGCAGGCGCGCCCAGGCCGCGGCGGCCGTGCCCGTGCCAGGGGCAGAGCAGTTCGACTACGCGTCCTGGTTCTCCGCGTCGCTGCTCAGCCCGGCGGCGTACGGCGCGCCAGGCTTCGGCGGCGGCCACCAGCAGCACCAGGGGAGCAGTGGGCCTCTGCTTTAG